The Oncorhynchus tshawytscha isolate Ot180627B linkage group LG18, Otsh_v2.0, whole genome shotgun sequence genome has a window encoding:
- the LOC112217583 gene encoding gap junction alpha-1 protein, whose translation MGDWSALGRLLDKVQAYSTAGGKVWLSVLFIFRILVLGTAVESAWGDEQSAFKCNTQQPGCENVCYDKSFPISHVRFWVLQIIFVSTPTLLYLAHVFYLLRIEQKINRKEEGLKTIQNDGGDVDVPLKKIELKKLKHGLEEHGKVKMKGALLRTYIVSIFFKSIFEVGFLVIQWYIYGFSLAAVYTCERSPCPHRVDCFLSRPTEKTVFIIFMLVVSLVSLVLNVIELFYVTFKRIKDRVKGKQPPVHYPGTGTLSPTPKDLSTTKYAYYNGCSSPTAPLSPMSPPGYKLATGERTNSVRNYNKQANEQNWANYSTEQNRLGHNGSTISNSHAQAFDFPDDTQESKKLTPGHELQPLALMDPRPCSRASSRMSSRPRPDDLDV comes from the coding sequence ATGGGTGACTGGAGTGCTTTGGGGAGGCTACTGGACAAGGTTCAGGCTTACTCCACGGCTGGAGGGAAGGTGTGgctctctgtcctcttcatcttCAGGATCCTGGTGCTGGGAACCGCTGTGGAGTCTGCCTGGGGGGACGAGCAGTCCGCCTTCAAGTGCAACACCCAGCAACCTGGTTGTGAGAATGTGTGTTACGACAAATCCTTTCCTATATCACATGTACGGTTCTGGGTGCTACAGATTATCTTTGTCTCGACGCCGACTCTTCTCTACCTTGCCCATGTGTTCTACCTGTTGCGAATAGAGCAGAAGATTAACCGCAAAGAGGAAGGGCTGAAAACCATCCAGAACGACGGAGGCGATGTGGACGTACCTCTGAAGAAGATTGAGTTAAAAAAGCTCAAGCATGGGCTGGAGGAGCATGGGAAGGTTAAGATGAAGGGAGCCCTCTTGAGAACCTACATCGTCAGCATTTTCTTTAAGTCCATCTTTGAGGTGGGCTTCCTGGTCATACAGTGGTACATTTACGGCTTCAGCTTGGCCGCTGTCTACACCTGTGAGAGGTCCCCCTGCCCCCACAGAGTAGACTGTTTCCTCTCCAGACCCACTGAGAAAACCGTCTTCATCATCTTCATGCTGgtggtctctctggtctccctggttctgaatgtcattgagctCTTCTACGTGACGTTCAAGAGGATCAAAGACCGCGTGAAGGGGAAACAACCGCCCGTCCACTACCCTGGCACTGGGACATTAAGCCCCACCCCCAAGGATCTGTCCACCACTAAGTATGCCTACTATAATGGCTGTTCCTCTCCCACTGCCCCCTTGTCACCCATGTCACCCCCGGGGTACAAGCTGGCCACTGGGGAAAGAACCAACTCTGTTCGCAACTACAACAAGCAAGCCAACGAGCAAAACTGGGCCAACTACAGCACGGAGCAGAACCGCCTGGGCCATAATGGCAGCACCATCTCCAACTCCCACGCACAGGCCTTTGACTTCCCTGACGACACCCAGGAGAGTAAGAAACTGACCCCAGGGCACGAGCTGCAGCCGTTGGCCCTGATGGACCCCAGGCCCTGCAGTCGAGCCAGCAGTCGCATGAGCAGTCGGCCAAGGCCAGACGATCTAGATGTCTAG